TGCCTGGTAAGGGGTCCTCTGATGCTTTTTACTAAGCCTTCAGCTGGAAACATCAGTTTGCCAGTACTGAGAATAGGATTGTTTCGAAGCCAAACTGGAATATGACTCCTGAACAAGCATAGTTAGGGAGCCAGATTGCTGAAAGAATTGTCAGACCTGCTCTCTTCTCCTACTTCAAAAAAGTAAACGTTCAGTTCATGCTTTTACAGTGCTACTGTGGTTCCTCTGCAAAGTACATACACCCGGTCCTGTGCTGCAGCACACCATACCCTTAACATCCAGACTTTCAGAAGCCTATATAGTTAGTGTCCCATGCCCCAAAAATATAAGGCTCTGCTTGGAGAGTAGAGTGCAGAGAATAAACTTTTCCATCCACAGGAGCCACTGTTACCTAGAGTGAGACGTGCAAAAGCCATTATGTGTTCCCTGAAAAGCTGAGCTGAAATTCTGTGGTCCAGTTCCTGGATTTTGCAGGGTTCCAATGTGGTAAACTGGAAATTCTGCAGGagtttcagaagtttttttttaaaaaattgagattcagaattaaatatgaaaaatagcCAAAACAGTAGCCAGTCTGGGCGACCGTATGGATTCTGGAGTAAATGCATTTGTTgggtgtttctgctaaaatgctcAGCAGTGAAATAAGTGGAAGTGACTCCTGTTGAGGTGAATGAGGTAGCTCACACCTGTGAGCTAATCTTTCAGGCTCTCTACAAACTCAGAAACAGCACTGCATGCGTTTCACTTTGTCAGTTATCTTGACAACCAGGAGGGCTAAAAAcataagccaaaattttcaaacggaatgcctaaaattaggcttctAAAGTCATATTTagggaaagattttcaaaggcaaaattgGAGATAGGCAGTCAACTCCTGGTGACTCAGTAGGGTGAGGTACCGAAcagccctttgtgcctttgaaaatttccccctaaAAAGATTTTTCACAGCAACTCCACTGACTACACTGGCCACTttttatttaggctcctaaaatttgatttaggagcctaactaaAGCACCTAGGCTTGAAAATTTGCccacaatttattttaataggaGTTTAAATTCTGAACACAGTTCTGCTGCAAAGGATGAATTTGGTAGTGAATCTCTAGGTGTGAAATCACGAAACTCACAGGACCCTGAGTGTGCAGTTGGGAAAGCAGGGTAGGCTCTAGGTTTTCAGATTTATACTTGACTCTTACCAGTTGAAAATAGTGCCTCTTACTTCCGTCCTCCTTTGTTCCCATAAATCTTATATTGTGAGGTGGAACTGAGCAGCAGAGCTCCCTGTTGATTGGGGCTTGGCTTATGATTTGTGGGACCCCAAAATGAAAGTCAGAGGTTCAGGTTATGAGGAGTTTTTCCCTCTGCTGGAGGATAGAGTAGGCAGTgagttcttccttcctttctccctcctccctccactggAAGAAGATCAGACTGGGTTGAGAGTTATAGAGCCCAAGTAGTCAGTTGGCTCGTAAATGTTTGAGGCTGGGCCAGCCTGCTTGTTGATCTTCACAGACTCAACAATCCAATCTGCCAAGTCAAGCTCAGAGAGAAACAAGGTAACTGCAGAAGAATGTCAGTCAACAAGGGTATTCCAGCTAATGGAACCCCGGGGTAAACTCATTGGAGATGGTGGCAGGACATCTTTGGTGGAGGGGTCTGTGGCTGTGAACCTCTCTACTTCCCGAGATCAGTATGAAATCACAACTCACCTCTTTAGAGCTTAGTACACACCTCCCTCTTTGCACACACCTTCCCTCAGCAAAGGCTACAGaatagtccaggggtaggcaacctatgggatgcgtgccgaaggtggcacacgagctgattttcagtggcactctcactgcccggatcctggccactggtctgggtggctctgcattttaattgaattttaaatgaagcttcttaaacattttaaaaacctttatttactttacatgcaacaatagtttagttatatattatagacttatagaaagagaccttctaaaaacgttaaaatgtattactggcacgcgaaaccttaaattagagtgaataaatgaagactcagcacaccgcttctgaaaggttgccgacccctggaatagtCCTTTACCACTTGAAAGTTTTGTCCTGGAATGATCCATAAAAACATGACCTGAGTAGAGAAGATGGTCCACACTTGGACAGCAGTGATATACTGCTTTTAATTATTGTGGTTAGTGACTAACAACTTTGGTGATGGCCTCACTGAAACAAAGGGCTCCATCCTTCTAAAGTAGActaaaaatgagaaaatgtgTGTTCAGCACTCTGAATTTAAGTGTAACATTTCTGTGTCAAGACCTAACACACTGTCTTTTTGCTGCAGATTGCTGGGACCCTGTGATGAAAAGAACCATGCCATGTATGAAGACTGGTAAAGTGGGTCTGTCTCAGTCTGTTAGAGCTGTGGGAGTTGAAAGGTGGCCCATTTTGTAATTCTGGGATATTTTACACTACTTGCAGGCAGCCTGTGGGAGCCCAGTATTCATGGCAAAAGTCTAGATGACAATTCTCTGTTGGTGAGTTTTAACCCAGGGATGGAGTCAGCCCAATACCGGATCCATGTGACCAGTTTCACAGATGATGAAAAGCAATGTAGAGAGACCACACATGATATTTATGAGGTAACCATCTTCCCTCTCACACTTCTGCTGCCACAAACCAAAACTGAAACCACTTTTCCACATTCGCTCAACAATCGGCATGAGCCCCAATCCAGAGACAGCTCATGAATACAACTGAGCAGTTATTTCCTAAGAACTATTTTTGCGaatttattttgaatttgctTGGGGAATTTTACTCCTAGGGGGCGGGGGAGTGAAGGATCaagtttcagagaagagctacaaaaaaaattaaaggattagaaaatatgccttatagtgagggACTCAAGTAGCTCAACCTGTTCAGTTTAGCAAACAAGATTGAGGGGTAATTTGAtcagtctagaagtacctacatggggaataaaaaaTTCACAGAGgtcttcagtttagcagacacagatccagtggttggaagttgaggctagacaaGTGCAAACTAGAAAGAAGTTGCACacttttaacaatgagggtaattaaccactggaacaatttaccaaggcttgtggtggattttccatcactggcagttAATTAAATCAAAGTTATATGTTTTTTCTAACcgatatgctttagttcaaatcggaattaattcagagaagttctgttgcctgtgttacacagaagaGCAGACTAAATGatcagtagtcccttctggccttatctaTGAAGTTTGACTCTCAAAAGAAGAACCCCAAATACCAGTGTTAGGGTCTGCCCATCCTGAGGAACTTGTGGAAAAAAACTCCTGAAAATTGACACTATTTCCCATCCCCACGGCAAGGGTTTAGCTAgcaattgtgtatgtgtggtCTGTCCCATTCCTTCCATTTCCAGCATCCCATTTACTCTGTGTATTGATGCATACTAGGATCACTAATGTGGCACGTACAGCTAAAAATATCTGGCAGAGGTATAAGGCCCTGCCAGTTGTCATAAGTAGGGCTCcttgtttgtcacagaggtcatggaagtcacggattccatgatgtcctatgacctccatgacttctgcagcagtcGGTGTAGCTGACCTAGAGCCACCCAACCAGCTGGCCCCAGAGACAGCTGTTCAGGCAGCCCTGGACACAGCCACATTGGCTGCTGCTAGAATGGCTCTGCAGCCAGATGCTTGGGTGGCCTCTCAGCCAGCCGCAGCTCTGGTAGCCCCGgggctcccccccctcccccggcggcGGCCAGAGCAGCAGTGGGCCCCCTGGGGCGCTCTACCCCTTGGCAGGGGCCTGAGCCATAGCAGGCCACCGGCTTTtccccccacagcgccccccGCTCCAAGATTCAatcattgctatttttaataaaagtcatggacagggacaggtcatgggcaaaaaacaaaaaatcacggccccatgacctgtccatgacttttactaaaaatactcatgattgaatcttagccttagtcacaAGGAATATTGTCCCCGAGGATATCAGTTGTATTCCATAGTCCATAGATGTCAATCACTTGCCTGGGCAAAACtttttgattaaacattttttggtaaaaaatgaaaacttggagataccaaaacattttgaaaatttgtcaattttgaattgtttcaggtattaaaaaaaaaaagtccaaaaaatcaaaacattttgttttgacactttctaaacaaaattctttgagttttttgttcaaaattagtttattttgaagcgtcctttaattttattttaaaataaacattaaaaatgctcaaattaaaataaaatgttttgtttgacttgaaaccattttttctttttttttcttttttttcagaattgcgaGCGAACCAAAAAGTCTGTTAGCCCATCTCTACTTAGTACATGTATTCAATTAAGGGAGTattataactaaggctaagatttttgtctcagatatttttagtaaaaatcagggacaggtcacgggcaataaagaaaaattcatggaagcccgtgacctgttcctgacttttgctaaaaaaatatccatgacaaaatgggaaggggctgggcagatGCCGGGTGGCTGTGAGTTCCAGGGCAGCCCCCAACTACGGCTGGAGAGCTGCAGGGAtccccccctgcccacagcagctgggagcttgggAACACTGCTTCCTCAGGTGGCAGGGTACCTCACTGTGGGACCCTGCCGCTCCCAGCCAACAGGGCTGAATTCATagattctgtgacctccgtgactaaatcggAGCCTTAATTATAACATGTATGTCCCACTGCTTGTTGCTGTGGGACCCTCACTATATTATTCTTCTGTAGGGCTGCTCTCCGCTCCTATTAAAATCTATTATAAACACTCCCTGTGCCTAGCACCGTAACATCTTGTGACCCACATACTCCCACTGTTCTCATCCTCATTTTCCCTCCCTTCTTCAGAGCTTTATGCCATTTTCTTCTGCCTTTCCTTGTAATCCTTTTGTCTGTTAGACTCTGCAGAGTGGACAGCAGCACCGTGTGAATGTCACTGTCAAAATCAAGGAGAACTTAAAAGCCTGTTGCAGATACAAAGTACAGGTAGGATCTCAATTCTTTTCACtcaaggaaggagagggagagtgGTGAACAATCTCTGAATATTAGGTTGTTTGTACAACACGGAGTTCTGTCCATGACTAATCTCCAGTTGCCCACGAAAAATTATGTACACTTCTGAAAGAACATCATACACATCGATGAATTCTCTGTAGACAGTGGTTCGTCCTTGCATCATTTTCCCCATACTAATCACTCCTgagagagactgggactgacATAGCTGTAGGCACCTCTAATGGCCAGTTCTTGTCTGTGTATATGGAGTAGGCCCAGAATCTGTAATCCTTTAACATCTTGAAGAAAAAATGGGATTATAATCTTTGTCTCGAAATTTGCAGTGGGAGACAGGGTAAAGCAAGTTAGTTACTTCCAGTACTGTTTTCTGATTTCCTGATTTGTTTCAACTCCAGATTCAACCATTCTTTACCATGTGTGGCACCGACTGTTTGAGACATCCTGCTGTCATCCCATGTCCCTCAGTTGCTCCACGTGAGGACTCTTTTCCTCTACATTAGATTTGCATTATTTTATAGGTGATAGCTGAGCCTTGATCTAACTTTCTGTTCTATGTTTGATTCCTTTGCAGCTACATATCCTGCAGGTAAGACAATAACTCATTCCTATTCCTATTAAAATCTTCCTTTGTGGTTATTTTACTCTATATGTAGTATAGATAATAAACTAACTTTGCTTGCATGTGAGACAATACATGCAAGGTGTGGGATTATTCTAAGTAGTCACCCTGCTACACACAGGCGTTAGGTGTGTTCACTCCAGAATGCAGAAATCTAACAGAGCTGTCTTATTTTGTATTCAAAGAGAGAGCTTGTATACAATATATATAATGTGCATCTTTTCTTAAAGGAACTACTTGTTTAGAAGTATGTCTCTTAAAAGCAAAGCAATGTGTGGCCAGGGGGAGCATGACTTACTTTCTGTTTTGCTCAGCAGTTTGAATTTACACAGTAAAAGCTGCATGTGACATACAAGGGCACAATGCAGACTAATTAGCAGCTGTGTCATCCCTGACCAGCAAcattgggtgccttacaatgccttgatGAAGTAGGTCACAGTCTTCCAGCACACAAGCCACAccgagtgtctgtgtgtaactgcagcctacCAGCCACACTGGGATTATACTCTGCCTCTCACTAGCCTTGGTTATTCTGCatggtgaccccaacacacacgccagtcttagatttcccccccaagaaatgtatgtcctgtacagcccagccctctcctggacaatatgttttatttaaattcccTTATCTCTTTTaaggaataatatgcacacaacttgccaccccaaatggagtttccgaGACAATTCAGTTAAAACACAATgcattagataaaacaataaaacaagttgattaactacaaagagattttaagtgagcacAAGTAATTAGGCATAAGtcaaaatggttacaagaaaaataaagacaaaatgcaaCTGATGCCTAATTTAACAGACTATGTTAGATTCAAAGCACAGTTTTTTTCACCACATGCCTTCAGCAGTCTTACTGTTGACCAAACTTCTTGGGTCAAGGACCTCTTCTTCCCGAATCTAGcaaatgcttcctttgttgctTCAGGTGCTGGGAATGGGCAAGGGGCATGTTTGtccttcctttttatagtttcagtcccccacttgaaaaacatttccagctgcatACCAGGAGACAAAAGGTGTAtggggaaggatgttccctgctgctttttcctcacctgttggagattcttttgtttctctttctgcttGATGTCTGTTTGCTTTGCTTAATATGCATTTAAGCAGCAAACAGGCctgtcttaaacaaaggaatattTGCCAACTTCTGCTTGGAGCATGTGGTGTTAACACcacacagtggaatcttataaagTCACAGactgttgccacacacattttatcaggacaatactgatcaACAAACGACGAATTTTCAAATTATACCTTACTAAACATGCCTTGCACAAAAATTATTACAGTTATGTGTAGGGTGTGGACACAGGAACATTCTGTGTCAGCTTGtcacatattttaatatatatgtgTACAGTTTGGGTGGTTTTTTCTACTGTTTAAAATCCTCTTATCAGGCTGTGATAGCTCAAGCAGCTAAATGGAATCTTTCCCAAATTTCCAAAAGAATTTGCCTCTGGTCTGAACAAACATGAGACATTTCATCCcaaaggagtttaaaaaaaaaaaaaagagagagagagaaagttaagCATCTGAAAATAGGAATTGAAGCGTTCTCAGCCATAACTGCAGTGTTGCTACTTTGGTGCTAGAAGGAGGAATTAGTGAGTTTCCTTCTTCCTGCTACTTCCCAGTATTTTGGGGGACAGGGTGCTGCTGTTCAGCTGACTTCTGGTGTTCAGTACAGCATTTCGTTGCTGGATGAGACTCCTTGGCCATGTAAAGTTGTCTTATTCTGCTCTTCTTGTGCCATAGATGATCCGATTATGTGGCTATACTGGTGTATCACTGGCATCTGCATTTTACTGGTGGGATCAATCATAGCTGGTGCTATTTACATGACCCGAAGACAAGTAGGTAAGGATGATGTCAGCTGGGGAGTGAGACTCAGAGGCACGTTTATGCCGCTCCCTCATTTCTCTTCATTTACTTCCCTGAATCCTTGTGTGATGCTCTGCGAGCAGGGAACTGCCAGTACAAACTTTTCCTTCAGCCCACTGTAAGGTGTTTGCTTTCTGGCCTTTGAAGGGCACAATCTAAAAACATAATTCAAATTTCTTTAGCTTTGaccatgtatttttttctctttcaggcCGCCAGCACAGGAATTATAGCAGCCATGGTAAGAGATACTTTCTATGCTGTAGGAGAGTCCCTTCATGCTGCACATTCTAGGAACCTGCCTTAACTGCCCTTTGGAGTCTATACTAGGATTAATTTGCTATTGATGTTTCTTGATACCAAAAGATTGCTCTGCAACTTTAAAGCTGTTCTCTTTAACCAAAAGGGACTTATGGGACACTAGCAGCCTTGGACAGAGAACAACCCAGGTGTGAAGCTTTTGCCTTCCCCCAGGGGGCTGCTGCTTTATCTAATGAAATCCTTTAGAAACTATGGATCTGCAAATGAGATGAGAATGGACTGTGACTACATTTGTCCATCTGTGTGTCCTAGAGCTAAGCTTGATTGCTTGGGGACCTGTCAGGACAGGGAGCTCAGCTTTCGCTTGCGGGCTTGAGGAGGGCTTTTAGAGTTGCTTGGCTTTTTCACTAGAATAAAATGGTGGCTGAGAGAGcgctctttcttttttttgcttgtggtAGAACatcaggagagggaggggaggggccatGTCTCTGGCTTTGTGGAGGTTGGATCTTGCCATGTTGTATTTATCTGTCTGGTGTGTCCTTGGTCAGCTAATTGCTTCTGGATTACCCAGATACTGCTTCAGCAAATGTTATTGGAATGAACAATTGTACTCTTTTCACCTTTTTTCAGAGCTGTTACCTCCACAGCTGACTCCACCATCCCTGAGGCCCCGGAAGGTTTGGATTGTGTACTCTGCTGACCACCCACTCTATGTAGATGTGGTACTGAAGTTTGCCCAGTTCTTGATCACAGTCTGTGGTACTGAGGTAGTCCTGGATCTGCTGGAAAAGCGTCAGATTTCAGAGATCGGGGCCTTACCCTGGCTTACTCGacagaaaaaagaaatggaagaacTATCTTCAAAGATCATCATTTTGTGTTCTCGGGGCACCCGGGCCAAATGGCAGGCTATGCTTGGGAAGGAGGGAACAGCTGTCTCTCTCAAGCAAGATCAAAGGCAGCCTACTGGAGACATGTTCACTCCAGCCTTGAATTTGATCCTGCCAGACTTCAAGAAGCCAGCTTGTTTTGGCATGTACATAGTCTGCTATTTTGAGGGCATAAGTGAGGATAAGGATATTCCTGACCCATTCAATGTCACATCCAAGTACCAGCTGATGGACAGGTTTGAGGACATTTACTTTCTGATCCAGGATATGGAGAAGTTTGAACCAGGGCGGATCCATCAAATCCAGGAGCTCACCGCTGAAAACTACGCTGAAaactccaatggctggaagttgaaggagGCAGTACAGACATTCCAGGAATGGCAGGCAAAGTACCCTGATTGGTTTGAGAGAGAGAACACCTGCTCAGAAGATGAGTCTCTGGAC
The DNA window shown above is from Trachemys scripta elegans isolate TJP31775 chromosome 1, CAS_Tse_1.0, whole genome shotgun sequence and carries:
- the IL17RA gene encoding interleukin-17 receptor A isoform X3, translated to MDQSWLKVSKWTPSAPSVLDVHPDVFHDEGKLLPVLRIEWKVATDASIQYLQGVELAVLQLNNNQQICAQFDFQNNLPLQVRPDGGRWNFTFNRFEVEPGQMYQVTVHHLPKLSTSGDHNCKSTSYTVPDCWDPVMKRTMPCMKTGSLWEPSIHGKSLDDNSLLVSFNPGMESAQYRIHVTSFTDDEKQCRETTHDIYETLQSGQQHRVNVTVKIKENLKACCRYKVQIQPFFTMCGTDCLRHPAVIPCPSVAPPTYPADDPIMWLYWCITGICILLVGSIIAGAIYMTRRQVGRQHRNYSSHELLPPQLTPPSLRPRKVWIVYSADHPLYVDVVLKFAQFLITVCGTEVVLDLLEKRQISEIGALPWLTRQKKEMEELSSKIIILCSRGTRAKWQAMLGKEGTAVSLKQDQRQPTGDMFTPALNLILPDFKKPACFGMYIVCYFEGISEDKDIPDPFNVTSKYQLMDRFEDIYFLIQDMEKFEPGRIHQIQELTAENYAENSNGWKLKEAVQTFQEWQAKYPDWFERENTCSEDESLDKEILEEFMPGNGDVIIKQQLHVQEPDPNGCCAVSLHVNEDEGGNFKLQLQLNPQGNPTSQTLTIPMDQAPPVQMVEPISITGGKNATSHQVLTNTDWMEGIPLLETSVPMRNSIILHDDFGVPSSDNQRSADHLPNEMRQQLEGLMYSLYQQSIIPSEPSLRQEDAEEQQQQVAFNNPCKDQRQSVQSDQGYISRCSPLPPDDLVEEEEEEDQEQENKIPSQYLSPEVLDSLKSLQQKLLFQEIQQKSVWEHMGGMMDTGHCAADS